A window of Hyperolius riggenbachi isolate aHypRig1 chromosome 1, aHypRig1.pri, whole genome shotgun sequence contains these coding sequences:
- the LOC137548044 gene encoding sulfate anion transporter 1-like, protein MTSEAEENHPDECQQHVHILLQRKPEKRVNAVKCLKAKLKKKCTCTAKEAKKTFTGFFPVLRWLPKYNFKENTWGDTMSGLIVGIILVPQAIAYALLVGVEPIYSLYTSFFSHLIYFIMGTSRHVSVSIFSVICLMVGQVVDRELLLAGFDLDDDAIKKTSAMNDSNIMNITSGITSVNISLGLMDIECGKECYAISVAAAHTCLAGIYQVLMGIFQLGFLAIYLSEPMLDGFATGASLIVLTAQVKYLFGVKIPRSPAIGMLITTWINIFENIHKSNICDVITSVICIAVLVAAKELGDRYQDKIKVPLPTELVVVVVATLVSHYCNLNELYGSSVSGAIPTGFIPPKVPDLSFISKVAIDAIPLAVISFAFTISLSEMCAKKYAYKVEANQEMFAIGFCNIIPSFFHCYATSAALAKTLVKSSVGCKTQVSSVVSATVVLLILLFLAPLFYSLQKCVLASIIVVNLRGALRKFKDLPALWRLSKIDAIIWIATVAASALISAEIGLMVGVLFSMMCLVVRTQLPHATMLSQIQDTVFYEDGKKYENLCSIPQIKIFRFESPLYYANKGYFIQSLYKMVGMDPGLEIIRRKKMEKKAFKKAQRKQVESLKGVDNNDNNDIHVQLFNHENDVKTIILDCSSIAFLDTSGINALKGLLKDYKEVQITVLLACCNTSVIDALSRGSYFGEQNQDIHKMLFHSVHDAVQFVRKKETAVRDSTV, encoded by the exons atgACAAGTGAGGCGGAAGAAAACCATCCTGATGAATGCCAACAGCATGTACATATACTACTGCAACGCAAGCCTGAGAAAAGGGTAAATGCGGTGAAGTGCCTCAAAGCCAAGTTAAAGAAGAAGTGTACCTGTACTGCCAAGGAGGCCAAGAAGACATTCACAGGTTTCTTCCCAGTACTACGATGGCTTCCAAAATACAATTTCAAAGAAAATACATGGGGAGACACAATGTCAGGTCTTATCGTTGGCATTATTTTAGTACCACAAGCCATAGCTTATGCCCTATTAGTAGGCGTGGAGCCAATCTACAGCTTGTACACATCATTCTTTTCACATCTGATCTACTTCATAATGGGGACTTCAAGGCACGTGTCCGTCAGTATCTTTAGCGTGATATGCCTAATGGTTGGGCAGGTTGTGGATCGAGAGTTGCTGCTGGCAGGTTTTGACTTAGATGACGATGCTATTAAAAAAACAAGCGCAATGAATGACAGCAATATCATGAACATAACATCAGGCATAACATCGGTCAACATAAGTCTGGGCCTGATGGATATTGAATGTGGAAAGGAGTGCTATGCTATCAGTGTGGCAGCTGCACACACATGTCTTGCTGGAATATACCAG GTTCTTATGGGAATATTTCAGCTGGGCTTCCTTGCCATATACTTGTCCGAGCCAATGTTGGATGGATTTGCTACAGGTGCCTCTTTGATTGTTTTAACAGCGCAAGTGAAATATCTTTTTGGAGTAAAAATCCCTCGCAGTCCAGCTATAGGAATGCTGATAACCACTTGGATTAATATATTTGAAAACATTCACAAATCCAATATTTGTGATGTGATTACAAGTGTCATATGTATTGCAGTATTAGTGGCTGCCAAAGAGCTAGGAGACCGCTACCAAGACAAAATAAAGGTTCCCCTGCCAACTGAACTAGTTGTTGTTGTAGTGGCTACACTAGTGTCCCACTACTGCAACCTCAATGAACTGTATGGCTCAAGTGTTTCAGGTGCAATCCCAACTGGGTTTATACCGCCAAAAGTACCTGATCTGAGTTTCATTAGTAAAGTAGCAATAGACGCTATTCCTCTTGCAGTTATCAGTTTTGCATTCACGATATCCTTGTCTGAAATGTGTGCCAAGAAATATGCATACAAGGTGGAAGCAAACCAGGAAATGTTTGCTATTGGTTTCTGTAATATAATTCCATCATTTTTCCATTGCTACGCCACCAGTGCAGCTCTTGCTAAGACTCTTGTAAAGTCCTCGGTAGGGTGCAAAACACAGGTTTCCAGTGTTGTTAGTGCTACTGTGGTTTTACTTATTTTGCTGTTCTTAGCACCATTATTTTACTCTCTACAGAAATGTGTCTTGGCCTCTATAATAGTTGTAAACTTGCGTGGAGCTCTCAGAAAGTTTAAAGATTTACCAGCTCTGTGGCGTTTAAGCAAAATAGATGCCATCATCTGGATTGCTACTGTGGCTGCTTCTGCTCTAATCAGTGCAGAAATAGGCCTCATGGTCGGAGTGCTCTTTTCCATGATGTGTCTTGTTGTGCGGACTCAGTTGCCCCATGCTACCATGCTTAGCCAGATACAGGACACTGTGTTTTATGAGGATGGGAAAAAATATGAAAACCTATGCTCAATACCCCAAATTAAGATATTCCGCTTTGAATCACCACTTTACTATGCAAACAAGGGCTACTTTATCCAATCACTGTACAAAATGGTTGGCATGGATCCTGGTCTGGAAATAATAcgaaggaaaaaaatggaaaagaaagcatttaagaaGGCACAAAGGAAACAGGTAGAGAGTTTAAAGGGCGTTGATAACAATGACAACAacgacatccatgtacagctttTCAATCATGAAAATGATGTGAAAACAATTATTCTTGATTGCTCCTCAATAGCCTTCCTAGACACATCTGGCATCAACGCATTAAAGGGATTGCTGAAAGACTACAAAGAAGTGCAAATCACTGTTCTATTGGCTTGCTGCAACACTTCTGTCATTGATGCTCTCAGTAGAGGAAGCTACTTTGGAGAACAAAACCAGGACATTCACAAGATGCTTTTCCATAGCGTCCACGATGCTGTTCAATTTGTTAGAAAGAAAGAGACTGCAGTCAGAGACTCCACTGTTTAG